In one window of Plasmodium berghei ANKA genome assembly, chromosome: 14 DNA:
- a CDS encoding WD repeat-containing protein, putative, with protein MINSKYENLKKYDLNLLKNEIFKKEKNDLKNILFFPSLYWYNGNFSPPIPLIKYDENSYSFNVNDYIICSIHKHSVIIRKIFKNEIVKVSMFNDEKVLSCLFYINISYILKLVNVCTRFFSIYSLLNERKKPKCDEKCESKEEGIERKIKNMKIFKEDENMTYLLYLYNEKNEIHLFDVDKKYSILKIRENKKINCFNFNYIYINKKNSLYNKMVNDVYENNIKTIDIDSVDEKLVMKNKYCFELAQEKCTHYLTHKNSVCNCDYNNNNNGLNFFKKLFYVLIYGDNEGNIYFFLPEKKIKLKKKIRKENMDINFLETNVKEYFNVKNKYDLFNLIKNNYYIFIGYKDCIYILNFYIYEIYFIIDLIKEDKIYSFSSKFNEKFENYISFSTKKYVKIFNVNKKEELDNVIINPGDIKSAKNVDVHVKNNNILDIDNVEINKLECDNPLNILKTEEKDKKKKIGSNINKEEKELKYHICISFDSKNNLYISNDIGIIYAYNLKEKKVVNSLNIFCKRIFYLFQFILNSREYIYIYDSEKFYFLYDTDDNKIIYKKFTISAWIYNILCFNNNIFFSLGNENIYNLQTTNYEDIFIKNIYYDNINICTYLINHPFLPIISFINKKSQFGFFFFHNDEKKKKKTCIPSINENKNVLSICWFQKKKQVLSLPMIVEDNKLTNNLIFDKNKQLETNEGYISSYLPLYDDNTVHKMCNNSITDSIKISEEIIQGSKKKRKKKNNPEVNNYDNYDNHIVVLTYQSLYLYNILNKQIKQLNNNLLNNLFALKERKKYIASTILNSMCYVFILCDKKLLVFDENFIFTSYIIKINEKINKMYIRNNIIFIHSNNNVYFSYVHVIINKCSIKSNKTSNTPNFTNCDNNKDILENRELYFIKLKLINSFKIILFDFYNIGDYIYVAIFSKKKTIFVYKIYIRNIYMNNNIHENNINNRHSEIICKENDIILEQNSQIEGELIAQFFNFYIFDHINKIGSIISMKFFYNSIKKKIYLVFGGLEQFLFLWNFLKYPLVRKQPKD; from the coding sequence ATGATCAATagtaaatatgaaaatttgaaaaaatatgatttgaatttacttaaaaatgaaatatttaaaaaagaaaaaaatgatttaaagaacattttatttttcccaTCTTTATATTGGTATAATGGAAATTTTTCTCCACCTATTcctttaataaaatatgacgAAAATAGTTATAGTTTTAATGTGAAcgattatataatatgctCAATCCATAAACATAGTGTAATTATAAggaaaatattcaaaaatgaaatagtAAAAGTAAGTATGtttaatgatgaaaaagTTTTATCAtgtttgttttatattaatataagttatatattaaagTTGGTAAATGTTTGCACacgttttttttcaatatattcTTTGTTAAATGAGAGAAAAAAACCAAAATGTGATGAAAAATGTGAATCTAAGGAGGAAGGTATAGAAAGGAAAATCAAAAacatgaaaatatttaaagaggatgaaaatatgacatatctattatatttatataatgagaaaaatgaaatacatttatttgatgTGGACAAAAAATActcaattttaaaaatacgagaaaataaaaaaattaattgttttaattttaattatatatatataaataaaaaaaatagtttatataacaaaatgGTAAATGATGTATATGAAAACAACATTAAAACAATTGACATAGATTCTGTAGACGAAAAATTagttatgaaaaataaatattgttttgAATTAGCACAGGAAAAATGTACGCACTATTTAACACATAAAAATAGTGTCTGTAATTgtgattataataataataacaatggattgaatttttttaaaaaacttttttatgtattaatatatggTGATAATGAaggaaatatttatttttttttacctgaaaaaaaaattaaactaaaaaaaaaaataagaaaggAAAATATGGATATTAATTTTCTTGAAACAAATGTAAAAGAATATTtcaatgtaaaaaataaatatgacttatttaatttgattaagaacaattattatatttttattggaTATAAAgattgtatttatatacttaatttttatatttatgaaatatattttattattgatttaataaaagaagataaaatatattcatttagctcaaaatttaatgaaaaatttgaaaattacATATCCTTTtctacaaaaaaatacgttaaaatttttaatgttaATAAGAAAGAGGAATTAGATAATGTAATCATAAACCCTGGTGATATCAAATCAGCCAAAAATGTTGATGTgcatgtaaaaaataacaatattcTTGATATAGACAATGTggaaattaataaattggAATGTGATAACCCATTGAATATTCTCAAAACAGAagaaaaagacaaaaaaaaaaaaataggatcaaatataaataaagaagagaaggaattaaaatatcatatttgtatatcttttgattcaaaaaataatttatatatatcaaatgatataggaattatatatgcatataatttaaaagaaaaaaaagttgtGAACTCACTGaacattttttgtaaacgtattttttatttatttcaatttatattaaatagtagagaatatatatatatatatgattctGAAAAgttttactttttatatgatacagatgataataaaataatctataaaaaatttactaTAAGTGCTtggatatataatattttatgttttaataataatatatttttttctctagggaatgaaaatatatataatttacaaACAACAAATTATgaagatatatttataaaaaatatttattatgacaatataaatatttgcaCATATCTAATTAATCACCCTTTCTTGCctattatatcatttattaacaaaaaatcaCAATTTggatttttcttttttcataatgatgaaaaaaaaaaaaaaaaaacatgtaTTCCTtctataaatgaaaataaaaatgttttatctATATGTTGGTTtcaaaagaaaaaacagGTTTTATCATTACCAATGATAGTAGAGGATAATAAATTAACCaataatttgatttttgataaaaataaacaactTGAAACTAATGAAGGATATATTAGCAGTTATTTACCACTTTATGATGATAATACTGTACATAAAATGTGCAACAATTCAATAACAGATTCTATAAAAATTTCAGAAGAAATAATACAAGGGTCAAAAAagaaacgaaaaaaaaaaaacaatccCGAAGTTAATAACTATgataattatgataatcATATTGTTGTGTTAACTTATcaatcattatatttatataatatactaaataaacaaataaaacaattaaataacaatttgttaaataatttatttgctttaaaagaaagaaaaaagtatattgCATCAACTATACTAAATAGTATGTgctatgtttttattttgtgtgataaaaaattacttgtatttgatgaaaattttatttttacaagttatataataaaaataaatgaaaaaattaataaaatgtatataaggaataatattatatttatacattcaAATAACAATGTCTATTTTTCATATGTACatgtaataattaataaatgctCCATAAAATCCAATAAAACGAGCAATACTCcaaattttacaaattgtgataataataaagatatattagaaaatcgagaattatattttatcaaattaaaattaataaatagttttaaaattattctttttgatttttataatataggGGACTATATTTATGTTGCCATTTTTTCAAAGAAAAAGACGATTTTcgtatacaaaatatatataaggaatatttatatgaataacaACATACACGaaaacaatattaataatagaCATAGTGAAATAATATGCAAAGAAAATGACATTATATTAGAACAAAATTCTCAAATCGAAGGCGAATTAATTGCtcaattttttaacttttatatttttgatcatataaataaaattggaaGTATTATATCcatgaaatttttttataattctataaaaaaaaaaatatatcttgTTTTTGGAGGCCTAGAGCagtttctttttttgtgGAATTTTTTGAAGTATCCTCTTGTTAGGAAACAACCAAAGGATTAG
- a CDS encoding phenylalanine--tRNA ligase, putative, which yields MLLFYVSIVILAFFQKYIIAYRKKPQFINNIIISKLNKDYYIKDDIVNYARFKYVYNIKNHPIHNVTDQILQFLKTKNNFYAVYNKCPLYNSNTCFNDILIKNTNETTSLKNNFYFSDSYLYIPQATSLFPHIHQLINNYQKYSTLNEDKNNDHGEIINLKKLHGGKYQNKINNGNNCINDETGKGGMRKREKITDQYNKLICDNSFNNIATYICKNNECNKTQSIKPNALGNSLFYPNTNNFNSFENNYAIISNVFRKDNIDKLHFSFFNQMDIYIKIKNEAISKEKEMIYFLCELLSYIFGKNSTWRIKVDSFDFTDTSLQAEIFYNNKWVEILGCGILKEKILLKKNKKYDMHDYLAVGLGLDRIAMIKYGINRIRDLYLYTSNTHQNYISNPTEKKQINMHDDVRKKNNLINNMNSCDNCYISHSGKGIHIKNVEKNVIDKLKNISNTNEKTCALFKDSENNILLNCPQREGFELKNKLQILFKTNKMIDKKKQNDEFLYFINLYNIKDEEYDLSFYANCEWNDQLFTKTVLDLKNIQNFNFLKKVILLDVFFNEIYNRTSYTYKFIYSPASDVKDQKIFKDYVKKLHNQIKEKIASMYDISIR from the exons atgcttttattttatgtttccATTGTAATACTAgcattttttcaaaaatatattatcgCATATAGAAAGAAACCtcaatttattaataacatAATTATATCAAAACTTAATAAagattattatattaaagatGATATAGTCAATTATGCCAgatttaaatatgtttataacataaaaaatcatCCTATACACAATGTCACAGACCAAATACTAcagtttttaaaaacaaagaaCAATTTTTATGCAGTTTATAACAAATGCCCCCTATATAATAGTAACACATGctttaatgatatattgattaaaaatacaaatgaaACAACATCCTTAAAAAACAACTTTTACTTTTCTGATTCGTATTTATACATTCCTCAAGCTACATCATTATTTCCACACATTCATCagttaataaataattaccAAAAATACTCAACATTAAATGAAGATAAAAACAATGATCATGGTGAAATTATAAACTTGAAAAAACTACATGGGGGCAAATATcagaacaaaataaataatggaaataattGTATTAATGATGAAACAGGAAAAGGTGGGATGAggaaaagagaaaaaataactGATCAATATAATAAGTTAATTTGTGATAAtagttttaataatattgcaacatatatttgtaaaaataatgaatgtAACAAAACGCAAAGTATTAAACCAAATGCTTTGGGAAACTCGTTATTTTATCctaatacaaataattttaacagTTTTGAAAATAACTATGCAATTATTTCAAACGTATTTAGAAAAGATAACATAGACAAATTACacttttccttttttaatcaaatggatatttatataaaaataaaaaatgaggCAATTAGTAAGGAAAAggaaatgatatattttttatgtgaattgttatcatatatttttggtAAAAACAGTACATGGAGGATTAAAGTAGATTCTTTTGATTTTACAGATACGTCATTGCAGGCagaaattttttataataataaatgggTAGAAATATTGGGATGTGGAATtttaaaggaaaaaatacttttaaaaaaaaataaaaaatatgatatgcATGATTATTTAGCTGTGGGATTAGGGTTAGATCGAATTGCCATGATTAAATATGGCATAAATAGAATTAGAgatctatatttatacacatCAAATACCcatcaaaattatataagtaACCCaactgaaaaaaaacaaataaatatgcatgATGATGtccgaaaaaaaaacaatttaataaaCAACATGAACAGTTGTGATAATTGCTACATTAGCCATAGTGGAAAAGGAattcatattaaaaatgtcgaaaaaaatgttatagataaattaaaaaatatttcaaacaCGAATGAGAAAACGTGTGCATTGTTTAAAGATAgcgaaaataatattttattgaatTGCCCTCAAAGGGAAGGttttgaattaaaaaataaattacaaATTCTTTtcaaaacaaataaaatgatagataaaaaaaaacaaaatgacgaatttttatattttataaatttatataatataaaagatgAAGAATATGATCTGTCATTTTATGCAAATTGTGAATGGAATGATCAACTATTTACAAAAACTGTTTTGGatcttaaaaatatacaaaatttcaattttttaaaaaaggtTATTCTTCTtgatgtattttttaatgaaatatacAACAGAACAAGTTACAcatacaaatttatttattcccCAGCTTCCGATGTAAAG gaccaaaaaatttttaaagatTATGTAAAGAAACTACACAATCaaataaaggaaaaaattgCATCTATGTACGACATAAGTATTAGATAA
- a CDS encoding 60 kDa chaperonin, putative yields the protein MKTGKGILIFLIVFMLLLKDGNCIKKRRNFPKKNVKCLNKRLNYINSKIISRRKENYVKMKMTENKIKGKDIIYGNECRNELLKGILTVSDVVKLTLGPRGRNVLLEKDYGSPLIINDGVTIAKNISLKDRKKNNGVKLMQESTNISNDKAGDGTSSTALMTATITKKGIEQVNNNHNPIPIQRGIQLASKMIMEKIKSLSTPIKTYKDILNIATIASNNDVHMGQIIANAYDKLGKNAAIILDDNADINDKLEFTEGYNFDRGIINPYLLYNENKDYIEYSNVSTLITDQNIDNIQSILPILEIFAKNKQPLCIIADDFSNEVLQTLIINKLKGAIKVVPIRAPSFGDRRKDYLKDLCIVTNSKYISADVGLDLNNLHNNMSSFDNNYLSLLGNANTLIVKKDRTSLITKEEYKDKIDERINVLKKEFEETTSKYDKEKLNERIAALSGGIAKILIGGNTETEQKERKFKYEDATNAVKSAIDIGYVPGGGVTYLEIIKSNFINEIHKKIEEQFQNVGNQEEKKYLDLVGNLESEIELQKMGANIVVSSLDVITKQIADNAGVNGENVVKIILNSKDKYGFGYDVNTNKFVNMVDNGIIDSTNVILSVIKNSCSIASMVLTTECMMVDSEKKDKGVLDPSIDSRNYLSRHRRRDYRTKLDDMDDEDDDLDDEDDDEEDEDDEDGEEDDEEDEDEMDDDDDGYNYDE from the exons atgaaaacagGAAAAggtatattaatttttttgatagtTTTTATGCTGCTCCTAAAAGATGGTAATTGCATAAAGAAACGAAGAAATTtcccaaaaaaaaatgtaaaatgtttaaataaaagactaaattatataaatagtaaaattataagtagaaggaaagaaaattatgttaaaatgaaaatgacggaaaataaaataaaaggaaaagatattatatatggaaATGAGTGTCGTaatgaattattaaaagGTATATTAACAGTATCAGATGTTGTAAAACTGACTTTAGGTCCGAGAGGACGAAATGTTTTATTAGAAAAGGATTATGGAAGCCcattaataattaatgaTGGTGTAACTATAGCAAAAAACATTTCATTAAAagatagaaaaaaaaataatggagTAAAATTAATGCAGGAAAGTACAAACATATCAAATGATAAAGCAGGAGATGGTACTAGTTCAACTGCTTTAATGACAGCAActataacaaaaaaaggTATTGAACAAGTAAACAATAATCACAACCCTATACCAATACAAAGGGGTATACAATTGGCATCAAAAATGattatggaaaaaataaaatctcTTTCTACACCCATAAAAACGtataaagatatattaaatatagcAACGATTGCAAGTAATAATGATGTACACATGGGTCAAATTATTGCAAATGCATATGATAAATTAGGAAAAAATGCAGCTATTATATTAGATGATAATGCTGatattaatgataaattaGAATTTACTGAAGGCTATAATTTTGATAGAGGTATAATTAACCCGTATCTTTTATATAACGAAAATAAAGATTATATTGAATATAGTAATGTTTCAACATTAATTACCGATCAAAACATTGATAATATACAATCGATTTTACCAATATTAGAAATTtttgcaaaaaataaacaaccTTTATGTATTATTGCTGACGATTTCAGTAACGAAGTTTTACAAACTTTAATCATAAACAAACTAAAGGGTGCCATCAAAGTG GTTCCGATAAGAGCGCCCTCATTTGGTGATAGAAGAAAAGATTACCTAAAAGATTTATGTATTGTTACAAACAGTAAATACATAAGTGCAGATGTCGGATTGGACTTAAACAACTTGCATAATAACATGAGTAGCTTCGACAACAACTATTTGTCATTATTAGGAAATGCAAACACtttaatagtaaaaaaagataGGACGAGTTTAATTACCAAAGAAGAATATAAGGATAAAATAGATGAAAGAAttaatgttttaaaaaaagaatttgAAGAAACAACTTCGAAAtatgataaagaaaaattaaatgaacGTATAGCAGCATTATCAGGAGGTATagcaaaaatattaattggAGGTAATACAGAAACGGAgcaaaaagaaagaaaatttaaatatgaaGATGCAACAAATGCTGTAAAAAGTGCTATCGACATAGGTTATGTTCCAGGTGGTGGTGTTACTTatttagaaataataaaatcgaactttataaatgaaatacataaaaaaatagaagaaCAGTTTCAAAATGTCGGAAAtcaagaagaaaaaaaatatcttGATTTAGTAGGAAATTTAGAATCAGAAATAGAACTACAAAAAATGGGAGCTAACATAGTTGTTAGCAGTTTAGATGTTATTACAAAGCAAATTGCAGATAATGCTGGAGTAAATGGAGAAAATGttgttaaaattattttaaattcaaAAGATAAATATGGATTTGGTTATGATGtcaatacaaataaatttgttaatatgGTAGATAATGGAATTATTGATAGTACTAATGTTATTTTAAGTGTTATTAAAAACAGTTGCAGCATTGCTAGTATGGTATTAACTACTGAATGCATGATGGTAGATAGTGAAAAGAAAGATAAAGGAGTGTTAGATCCATCTATAGATTCTAGAAATTATCTTTCTAGACATAGAAGAAGAGATTATAGAACCAAACTTGATGACATGGATGATGAGGATGATGACCTTGATGATGAAGATGATGATGAAGAGGATGAGGATGACGAAGACGGTGAAGAAGATGATGAAGAAGATGAAGACGAAATGGATGATGATGATGATGGATATAATTACGatgaataa